One window from the genome of Pelodictyon luteolum DSM 273 encodes:
- a CDS encoding response regulator — translation MNARDAIGQSGTVTISTASVHLERHVPEDGSAGHRPNHYAVISVEDTGAGMDPEVLSHIFEPFYTTKDLGRGTGLGLSTIYGIVKQNHGFIDVASQPGRGSRFSIHLPVVHVLGDDADMKLEREASDTSACSGGRVVLIVEDEPDILKLCRFVLESRGFTVLVASSPLKALCRVREYAGSIDLLLTDVIMPEMNGSELSARLTELHPDVRVLYMSGYTADIVGSHGVSDRSVNFIQKPFSVKELIGKVQEMFRTEA, via the coding sequence GTGAATGCACGGGATGCGATAGGGCAGAGCGGAACGGTGACCATAAGTACCGCGAGCGTCCACCTTGAGCGCCATGTACCCGAAGATGGATCTGCAGGGCACAGGCCGAACCACTATGCGGTGATTTCGGTCGAAGATACCGGCGCGGGAATGGATCCTGAAGTCCTCTCCCATATTTTCGAGCCGTTTTACACAACGAAGGATCTCGGGAGGGGTACCGGTCTTGGTCTGTCGACCATTTACGGCATCGTCAAACAGAACCATGGCTTCATAGACGTTGCAAGCCAGCCCGGCAGGGGGAGCCGGTTCAGCATCCATCTGCCGGTTGTCCATGTTCTTGGAGATGATGCAGACATGAAACTTGAAAGGGAGGCGTCCGACACTTCAGCCTGCAGTGGCGGCCGGGTGGTCCTTATCGTCGAGGACGAGCCCGACATCCTCAAACTCTGCCGGTTCGTGCTTGAAAGCCGGGGCTTCACGGTTCTCGTCGCCTCTTCTCCGTTGAAAGCTCTTTGCCGGGTCCGGGAGTATGCCGGCTCGATCGACCTCCTGCTTACCGACGTCATCATGCCGGAGATGAACGGGAGTGAACTGTCCGCAAGGCTCACCGAGCTCCATCCGGATGTCAGGGTGCTCTACATGTCCGGTTACACGGCCGACATCGTCGGTAGCCACGGAGTGTCCGACAGGAGCGTTAATTTCATCCAGAAGCCCTTTTCCGTCAAAGAGCTGATCGGCAAGGTGCAGGAAATGTTCAGGACAGAGGCATAG
- a CDS encoding PAS domain S-box protein encodes MPDVSGHAITDSIIESIPGAFYMLDAMGRYVRWNAYQRDEILGLSDEEMAGRNAMATFHPDDRAEAIERMRRVLETGEEDIDEGRVLLRGGPDYRWFLMTGRRAIIAGMPYIIGTGLDITDRKKAEEENESLGQQLQHSQKMEIVGKLAGGIAHDFNNMLAVILGHTEALLEETAPEGELRRHLDSILKAASRSADLTRQLLAFARRQVVLPKVLELDSAVEGTLSLLQRLIGEHVALKWQPGSGGGAYQNRSLADRPDPHQSLRECTGCDRAERNGDHKYRERPP; translated from the coding sequence TTGCCCGATGTCAGCGGACATGCCATCACGGACAGCATCATTGAGTCCATCCCCGGAGCGTTCTACATGCTGGACGCCATGGGGCGGTATGTACGGTGGAATGCCTATCAGCGTGACGAGATCCTCGGCCTCAGCGACGAGGAAATGGCGGGTCGCAATGCCATGGCAACGTTTCATCCCGATGACAGGGCAGAAGCGATCGAGCGGATGCGCCGCGTGTTGGAGACGGGGGAGGAGGACATTGACGAAGGCCGGGTGCTGCTTCGCGGCGGGCCCGATTATCGCTGGTTCCTCATGACCGGCCGGCGTGCAATCATTGCCGGCATGCCGTATATCATCGGTACCGGGCTTGATATTACCGACCGCAAAAAGGCAGAAGAAGAGAACGAGAGCCTCGGTCAACAACTGCAGCACTCCCAGAAAATGGAGATCGTCGGCAAGCTCGCCGGCGGCATAGCGCATGATTTCAACAACATGCTGGCCGTGATTCTCGGTCATACCGAGGCGCTTCTTGAGGAAACCGCTCCAGAAGGGGAGTTGCGCAGACATCTGGATTCCATCCTCAAGGCGGCCAGCCGTTCCGCGGATCTTACCCGTCAGCTGCTGGCGTTCGCCCGCAGGCAGGTCGTTCTTCCGAAGGTGCTCGAACTCGACTCAGCTGTTGAGGGGACGCTTTCCCTCCTGCAGCGGCTTATCGGTGAGCATGTCGCTCTCAAGTGGCAACCCGGTTCGGGGGGGGGTGCATATCAAAATCGATCCCTCGCAGATCGACCAGATCCTCACCAATCTTTGCGTGAATGCACGGGATGCGATAGGGCAGAGCGGAACGGTGACCATAAGTACCGCGAGCGTCCACCTTGA
- a CDS encoding peptide chain release factor 3, whose amino-acid sequence MDLQKEISRRKTFAIISHPDAGKTTLTEKFLLFGGAIQTAGAVKSNKIRKSATSDFMEIEKQRGISVATSVMGFEYGSRRINILDTPGHKDFAEDTYRTLTAVDSVILVIDCVKGVEEQTERLMEVCRMRRTPVIIFINKLDREGREPFELLDELENKLSISVRPLTWPIGQGQSFKGVYNLYGKSLNLFESGSSRVTQSFVSLQDLNDPELDRWIPESFSKKLRDDVLLIEGVYEPFDRELYREGLLAPVFFGSAINNFGIRELLETFTEIAPSPDAREAAERTVHAAEEAMTGFVFKIHANLDPNHRDRTAFFKICSGRFERNRFYTHTRLQKKVRFSSPTHFMANEKSIIDDAWPGDVIGLYDNGSLKIGDTLTEGEDLHFRGIPSFSPEIFKALENRDPMKQKQLDKGIRQLTEEGLAQLFIQFGNRKIIGTVGELQFDVIKFRLEHEYNAQCDFTPLRYHKAFWVTGADKEMLEEFRRRKAGAIALDREERPVFLAESEWMLKVAREDYPSLEFHTTSECTPAE is encoded by the coding sequence ATGGATTTACAGAAAGAGATCTCGAGACGGAAGACATTCGCCATCATCAGCCACCCCGACGCAGGCAAAACCACACTGACAGAGAAGTTCCTCCTGTTCGGCGGAGCCATACAGACCGCCGGCGCAGTAAAAAGCAACAAGATCCGCAAGAGCGCGACCAGCGACTTCATGGAGATTGAAAAGCAGAGGGGAATTTCAGTGGCCACCTCCGTCATGGGATTCGAGTACGGCTCGAGACGCATCAACATTCTTGACACGCCGGGTCACAAGGACTTTGCAGAAGATACCTACCGCACCCTTACGGCCGTTGACAGCGTCATCCTCGTCATCGACTGCGTCAAAGGAGTCGAGGAACAGACCGAACGCCTGATGGAGGTCTGCCGCATGCGCCGAACTCCGGTCATCATCTTCATCAACAAGCTGGACCGCGAAGGACGTGAGCCGTTCGAGCTGCTTGATGAACTTGAGAACAAACTCTCGATCAGTGTCCGCCCCCTCACCTGGCCCATCGGACAGGGCCAGTCGTTCAAGGGTGTCTACAACCTCTACGGAAAAAGCCTCAACCTGTTCGAATCGGGTTCCAGCCGCGTGACACAGAGTTTCGTCAGCCTCCAGGACCTCAACGATCCGGAACTGGACCGGTGGATCCCTGAAAGCTTCTCAAAAAAATTGCGCGACGATGTCCTTCTCATAGAAGGCGTCTATGAGCCGTTCGACAGAGAGCTCTACCGCGAGGGTCTTCTGGCGCCGGTGTTCTTCGGAAGCGCCATCAACAACTTCGGCATCCGGGAGCTGCTTGAGACCTTCACAGAAATAGCTCCGAGCCCTGATGCCCGTGAAGCTGCCGAACGAACGGTTCACGCAGCCGAGGAGGCCATGACGGGGTTCGTCTTCAAGATCCATGCAAACCTCGACCCGAACCACCGCGACAGAACGGCGTTTTTCAAGATCTGCTCGGGGCGGTTCGAACGCAACCGGTTCTACACCCACACCCGGCTGCAGAAAAAAGTCAGGTTCTCAAGCCCCACCCACTTCATGGCCAACGAAAAGAGCATCATCGACGATGCCTGGCCGGGTGACGTCATCGGCCTCTACGACAACGGTTCACTGAAAATCGGCGACACCCTCACCGAAGGCGAGGACCTTCACTTCCGCGGCATCCCGAGCTTCTCCCCAGAGATCTTCAAGGCCCTTGAAAACCGGGATCCCATGAAGCAGAAGCAGCTCGACAAAGGCATCCGTCAGCTCACCGAAGAGGGTCTTGCGCAGCTGTTCATCCAGTTCGGGAACCGCAAGATCATCGGCACGGTAGGCGAACTGCAGTTCGACGTCATCAAGTTCCGACTCGAACACGAATACAACGCACAGTGCGATTTCACCCCCCTCCGGTACCACAAGGCATTCTGGGTGACGGGAGCCGACAAGGAGATGCTTGAAGAGTTCCGCCGCCGCAAGGCCGGTGCAATCGCCCTTGACCGCGAAGAGCGCCCTGTATTCCTTGCAGAAAGCGAATGGATGCTGAAGGTTGCCAGAGAAGACTACCCCTCCCTGGAATTCCATACCACTTCCGAATGCACGCCGGCTGAATAA
- a CDS encoding FAD-dependent oxidoreductase — translation MTGDKKSVLILGGGLAGLTAAKRLVDRGFEVKVLEKRDLFGGKVSSWKDEEGDWVESGTHCFFGAYDVLYDLLREIGSYHAVLWKDHRLTYTMAGGGRFTFSTWNLPSPLHLLPAIINNGYFSFGEMAAFSRSLIPLALQRDAYAPTQDHLTFAEWAQEKKFGKNLMDKMFRPMSLALKFIPPEEISAKIILDVTETFYRIPDASRMGFLKGAPSEYIHKPLVGHSRGKGAEFRTGAAVDELLFDGSEIKGVLLRNGEILTADYYLAALPIHNLNRVIPPTLKQHDRFFHGLDNLEGVPVVSVQLWYDREITPVDNVLFSPDGVIPVYANLARTTPEYATLRGKPFNGGSRLEFCVAPASPLMKMTKEEIVRQVDLSVRNCYPASSAGATVLKSTVVRIPRSVYAPLPGMEQYRPTQETPLRNLFLAGGFSRQLYYDSMGGAVMSANLAAAGIMKAAGVGEG, via the coding sequence CGGCTTGTTGATCGTGGTTTCGAGGTCAAGGTTCTTGAGAAACGCGACCTGTTCGGCGGAAAAGTTTCTTCCTGGAAGGATGAGGAGGGCGACTGGGTGGAATCCGGCACCCACTGTTTTTTCGGCGCCTACGATGTGCTGTACGATCTCCTTCGGGAAATCGGGAGTTACCATGCGGTCCTCTGGAAGGACCACCGCCTGACCTATACAATGGCCGGAGGAGGGCGCTTCACCTTCAGCACATGGAACCTGCCGAGCCCCCTGCACCTGCTTCCCGCCATCATAAACAACGGGTATTTCTCGTTCGGCGAAATGGCCGCATTCTCCCGTTCGCTCATTCCGCTTGCCCTGCAGCGTGACGCCTATGCGCCGACCCAGGACCATCTGACGTTTGCCGAGTGGGCCCAGGAGAAGAAATTCGGTAAGAATCTCATGGACAAGATGTTCAGGCCCATGTCGCTGGCCCTGAAGTTCATTCCCCCCGAAGAGATTTCCGCCAAGATCATCCTCGACGTCACCGAAACCTTCTACCGCATTCCGGACGCTTCGCGCATGGGATTCCTGAAAGGGGCCCCTTCGGAATACATCCATAAGCCGCTGGTCGGGCACTCCAGGGGGAAGGGCGCGGAGTTCCGTACCGGTGCGGCGGTCGATGAGCTTCTTTTCGACGGCAGCGAAATCAAGGGCGTGCTCCTTCGGAACGGAGAGATCCTGACGGCCGACTACTACCTTGCCGCACTGCCGATACACAATCTCAACCGTGTCATTCCCCCGACCCTGAAGCAGCATGACCGGTTTTTCCATGGTCTCGACAACCTTGAAGGGGTGCCGGTCGTTTCCGTGCAGCTTTGGTACGATCGAGAGATCACTCCGGTTGACAATGTCCTCTTCAGTCCCGACGGGGTGATTCCCGTCTATGCGAACCTTGCACGTACGACGCCTGAATATGCGACGCTCCGCGGCAAACCCTTCAACGGCGGCAGCCGCCTTGAGTTCTGCGTGGCCCCGGCTTCTCCCTTGATGAAGATGACGAAAGAGGAGATCGTCCGCCAGGTTGACCTCTCGGTGCGCAACTGCTATCCCGCCTCATCGGCCGGAGCCACCGTTCTGAAGTCGACGGTCGTCAGAATTCCCCGGTCGGTCTATGCTCCACTGCCGGGGATGGAGCAGTACCGCCCGACGCAGGAGACCCCTCTCCGCAACCTCTTCCTTGCCGGCGGCTTTTCCCGGCAGCTCTACTACGACTCCATGGGCGGTGCGGTGATGAGCGCCAACCTGGCGGCAGCGGGGATCATGAAAGCAGCAGGAGTCGGGGAGGGATAA
- a CDS encoding mechanosensitive ion channel family protein translates to MDFSSVTFDSLWATLAAALAVVLFGFLFAGRIAGFAAGLLKRVPLIRLAVGRLKLNDPSALTRGVTYAARLALILAACAAGLQILAGHPVIARSIGEGWFALRGLLQMPAVELFVNVALIAFETLLLLRISAWLKTGFQALEVRIRREKDRRLKGFSIQKVQVFTASQLTGFLLGLSRYARYTLNALLAFVYLTGLFSIFPGTRGTVQSALGSLFLSIEHAWSGFLGYIPSLFILMLVILSTRYGLKLIGFLFGEVEKGTITLSGFKAEWSTPTYQLVRFLVIALALVLSFPYLPGSSSPAFQGISVFIGLLFSLGSTSVVANVVSGVVMTYTGAFRVGDRVKISDTVGDVIEKGLLVTRILTIKNEEITIPNGMVMGSHIINYSGVSHAGRLILHATITLGYDISWRLVHETLINAAGRTEGILQDPKPFVLQTGLDDYYVRYEINAYTDCPLQMALTYSMLYQNIQDCCAEAGIEILSPHYASLRDGNASTLPPGHQETGVEAPQFRVHVDGNAK, encoded by the coding sequence ATGGATTTTTCTTCTGTCACTTTTGATTCCCTCTGGGCAACCCTTGCCGCAGCTCTTGCTGTCGTCCTCTTCGGCTTTTTGTTTGCCGGCCGTATCGCAGGATTTGCGGCCGGCCTCCTTAAGCGGGTCCCCCTCATCAGGCTGGCTGTCGGCCGACTGAAGCTCAATGATCCATCGGCCCTCACCCGCGGCGTTACCTATGCCGCCCGACTGGCACTCATACTCGCTGCTTGTGCCGCCGGTCTGCAGATTCTTGCAGGTCATCCCGTCATCGCGCGCAGTATTGGTGAAGGATGGTTCGCTCTCAGGGGCTTGTTGCAGATGCCTGCTGTCGAGCTGTTCGTAAATGTTGCTCTCATTGCATTTGAGACGTTGCTGCTGCTTCGGATATCGGCTTGGCTCAAAACCGGCTTCCAGGCGCTTGAAGTGCGCATCCGTCGGGAAAAGGACCGCAGGCTGAAGGGTTTTTCCATCCAGAAGGTGCAGGTATTCACGGCCTCCCAGCTCACCGGCTTTCTTCTTGGCCTCAGCCGTTATGCCCGCTATACCCTCAATGCACTGCTTGCGTTTGTCTACCTGACCGGCCTGTTCAGCATTTTTCCCGGGACCCGCGGAACGGTGCAGAGTGCCCTCGGCTCCCTTTTCCTCAGCATCGAGCATGCCTGGAGCGGATTTTTGGGCTACATCCCGAGCCTCTTCATTCTCATGCTGGTGATCCTCTCCACCCGGTACGGACTGAAGCTGATCGGGTTCCTCTTCGGCGAAGTTGAAAAAGGCACGATCACCCTCAGCGGATTCAAGGCGGAGTGGTCCACGCCTACCTATCAGCTGGTCCGTTTTCTGGTGATAGCACTCGCGCTGGTACTCTCTTTCCCGTACCTGCCGGGTTCGTCTTCACCCGCGTTCCAAGGCATTTCGGTCTTCATTGGTCTGCTCTTCTCGCTGGGTTCAACCTCTGTCGTGGCCAATGTCGTCTCCGGTGTCGTGATGACCTACACGGGCGCATTCAGGGTGGGGGACCGGGTGAAAATATCCGACACCGTCGGTGACGTCATCGAAAAGGGGCTGCTCGTCACCCGCATCCTGACCATCAAGAACGAGGAGATCACCATACCCAATGGCATGGTGATGGGAAGCCACATTATCAACTACAGCGGCGTGTCGCATGCGGGCAGGCTTATCCTGCATGCTACCATCACCCTCGGCTATGACATCTCCTGGCGGCTGGTGCACGAGACCCTCATAAATGCGGCAGGCAGGACAGAGGGCATCCTTCAGGATCCGAAGCCTTTCGTCCTGCAGACCGGCCTGGACGATTACTATGTCCGCTATGAGATCAACGCCTATACCGATTGCCCCCTGCAGATGGCCCTTACATACTCCATGCTCTACCAGAATATCCAGGACTGCTGCGCAGAAGCGGGCATAGAGATCCTTTCGCCGCATTATGCGTCCCTCAGGGACGGCAACGCCTCAACACTTCCCCCGGGGCACCAGGAGACGGGCGTAGAGGCACCGCAGTTCCGTGTCCATGTTGACGGCAATGCTAAATGA